The genomic DNA ACCTCCCGGACAAGAGAGACCAGCGCAGGGTCAAGGCTCAGGGTCTCCCCACCAGGGCAGGAAACCAGCAGACAGGCCCAGACAGCGGGTGTGCCCCGAAGGAGAACCAGCACAGAACCAGCCCGATGCCAACACACGTGCCACGGCCTAACCAGGGACGGTCATCAACCCTGCGGGGCAGGACACCAGCAGCCATTCCCTAAGCGCCGGTTAGCAGGGCGCGGAAGGACTCCGGACCCACGCGGCCACATGGGGCCCATCGCCCTCCTCCCGTTGGCACGCAGCCGTCGCGAGCAGGCAGCAAGGACAGGCCAGCCAGGTGGGCTGTGCACTGGACGCCATGTAGCGTCCTAAGGGTCAGGGGCGCATCTGATCTGAGAACCCTGCTGGAGGCTCCCTCTGCGTGTCCACACGGAGCCAAGGGGGGACGGAGAGAGCCCCCACAGGGTGGCCCCACGGCTCCAGGCTCGCTGCTCTCAGGGCCCCGCAGCCAGGTCCGCGCCAGGTCAGCCCCAGGGTCACGCACAGGACGTGGCCGTGGGAGCAGTGGAGGCAGGTCAGAGGCCATGACGGCACAACCCGGGGCAGCAGTGCACGTCAGCGGGACCACGTGGGAACACACCCCCCACGGACGGAGCACACATGTCCCAAACCCTTAGAGGTCGGGGCAGCTCTGCAGGAGCTCGGCCTGGGCACCAAGCACAGCGTCCCACACAGTGGTCTCAGGGGACCTGGCTGCCCCTCAGGGGGACTCCTGGGAGGgtagggggctcctgggggggctCCTAGTGGGGGTGAGAGGGCCTCCTGGGGGGGTTTTAGGGGGGTGAGAGGGGCTCCTAGTGAGGGTGGGGGGCTCCTAGTAGGGGAGGGCTTCTAGTAGGGGTGGAGGGGCCCTGCCATGGGGGTAGCAGGGGTGGGCTGCAGACCCTCTCCCCTGGGCCTGTGCACCCCTGCCACTGGCTGTCCCCTCCCACGCCGGCCTGGGGATGCTGGGGGCTGCTGCGCGCCCGCCCCCGGACCTCACTGTGAGGGGCGGTCACCCTAAGGGGCCCAGAGCAGGAAAGGCTGAAAAGGGAGCAAGCGGCTGCAGCCTCGTCTTTACCTGCATTTTCATGCCGTCGAGGCCCAGCCTGTGAGGAGGAGAAGGGCCCAGGTCAGGCGGCTCAGCCCACGGACGGCGgcaggcccccggcccccgcaCACCCTGCATGCCCTGCGCGGCCCCACTGCGGGCGGTGACTGACCAGCCACGCTGGCCTGCGAGGCCCCCACGCGCTGTGCCCCCGACCGGCCAGGCCCTTCCCACCGCACTCACCACAGGTAATCGGGAATCCTGGAGACGTGCTCCTGGAAGACAGAGGAGGCGGGCCCGTCCACGTACCAGCGCACGAGCATGTTGATGGTCTTCGAGATCTGCGGGGGGACACGGAGCCACAGCCCCGTCAGGCGCTGCCCAGACCCGCTCGGCTCCCGACACGGGGACAATGGCCCACACGGGGCCCCCAGCACAGCCTCCATCTGGGCCACACGTGGGcatgtggggtggggtgtgtCCGCCTCAGACGACAGAGCAACGCAGCCcccaggagagacagagacggtacctgtggggcaggggctgctTGCCTGGCATGGAATGTTCTACAGACCCAAACCCACATCCTGGCGTCGCGTCAGGCCAGTCAGCCCTGCACGTCTCACCCGGGTCACAGACCTGGGGTCTGCTCAGTGCCAAGTCGACAGTCCCCCCAGGACCACGCTGCTACACGGGGAACGACTCCCCGCTCCACTGAGGCAGCCACAGATCACGGGCCCCCCAGGTGCCACAGGCCCCACAGAACCCCGGCGAGCAGCACGGGACAGCGCTCCAACGGGGCTGGCCCAGAAAGGCCGCCACCAGGCCCGCCAGGGTCACCCCACGGCCAGGAGGCACCCCCAGCCTCCACTGCCTGGGGTCCACGCTGGGCCTCCGCCAGGCCCCACGGCCTCACCATGCAAAGCCAGGCCAGGAGAGTCACTGAGCTTGGCAGGAAGCAGGGCTGGAAGCCAAGCACCCCAGCGCTGTACGCCCACGGGCAAGGGCAGACGGCAGGTCGTGGGGAGACGTCGAGGGGGAAAGCACCCCTCCCGACTGACCAGGAAGCTCTTGAGGCggccccaggagcaggtgcagcgGAGGAGGGCAGGgcgcaggcggggggggggggacctggaGGCCTCACCTCCAGAGCGCCCGCCGCCCCAGCCCTCACCCCGCACGGGGCCGCACGGGGCCAGCTGGCGCCGCACACTGACCGGGCCGATGCTGATGCACTTGGAGAAGCGGTCGTCCGCCGCGATGTGCTCGTACAGCCTCTGGACGGCCCGCTGGCGCAGGCTGGCGCTGTGGTGGCGCTCGTACAGGTTGAGCAACGCTGCGGGGGCGAGGTCGTCAGCCCAGCACAGCCCCGGGGCCCTCCCGACCCCGCCCTCCCCACGGCCCTCTCCGACATCCCGTGTGGAAACCCGGCCGGGGCACAGCCGGGCAGTGACCGGGACGGGCCCAGCACAGAAGACACGTGCAGGGCACGCGGGAGCAGGGGTGCGGACCCTCAAGCCGCCAGGGTTCCCGCAGGGAGACGGGCCTAGGCCGGGCCCCTGGACGCAGGGAACAGAGCGTGCCCCCAGGCCCgcagcccccaccctgctccgGGACCCCAGCCTCAGGCTTGCTCCGGGGGCAAGGACAGCACTCGCACTGGACGTGAAGCACAAtggctgcccccccaccccggtcaCCACGGGGCCCAAACAACGGGGGGTGAGAAAGGGGAGGAGACTTGGTCACTCGGCCCGGGCCGCCCGCCACCCCGCGCAGGCACCCACCATACACCACGCGGAGCAGCCAGCTGTGCGGCGTGTACAGCTCGTCGGGGGCCACGCTGCTCCTGTGCGCCGGCCAGTCGATGCCGGCGTAGTCCTCCACGTAGAGCTCCTGGGGGGCAGCACCTCAGCATCCTGCTCGCCCGCTTCCTCGCCGGGCATGCCCTAGCGAGCACCCTGCACCCCAGCCTCGCCCCGGGACCCGGGGGCCAGGCCTCTCCCAGGGGCCCCGAgcaccccccagcccccgggcCGGTCCTCGGGGACGGGAAGGTGGATGCTCCACCGTGGCTCCTGGGAGCGCGGCCCTGCAGGGTCCCGGGCCAGCAGGCGCGAGGGTGACCCCAGGGTGCCCGCCCGGGACGGCTCACCTGGCGGAGGCTCTGGACCAGCGGGTCCTCCTTGGCGGTCAGCCGGGTGGCGTAGCAGTAGCTCATGGGCAGGTAGACCTGTCGGCAGTGGCACCAGAGCGTGGAGGGGTGCGCGGGTGCCCAGGCGGGAAGCAGCCTGAGGAGACAGCACGCACCACGTGGTGGCCCTGCCGCCTGCAGCGCGGCCCCGGCCCTTCCACGCGTGGACCCGGCCACCGGCACATCACAGCCCGGCTCCCATGGGCTGACAGGCTGACCACCAGTCCTCCCGCTTGGCCGGACGCAACCTGACGCCAGAAACCTGACCCCGACGCTCAGGACCGTCTGTGGCCTCATCGGCCGGACGGAGCTTCCGCAGCGTTCACGGAGAACCAGGGCGGGGGCTCTACGGGAACATTCCGCACTTTGCAACTTTTCTGGAAACTGATGGCTATTCCAAAATCAAAAGTTCATCTAAaaccccgcggccccggcccctctGCCCAAGGACGGGCACTTGCACAGACACCAGCCGGCCCAGCACCTGGCAGCACCTGAGCCgccccacctccctcccagcgccggcccccggcccccggggtGCACCGCCGCCGGCCTTGGGCCCTCACCCTGTCCCCAACCCTCCAAAGCACCCAGCACCGCCCGCTGGGCCCCCCACGGATGGCAGCCAGCGCCCCACACGCCCTCCAGCACCTGCTCCGCCTCGTCCGCCCACTCCCTACACACCGGCAGGTCCACGGAGCAGCCGGCAGGCGGCCAGGGAGGAtcacctcccctcctccagggGCCAGCCTTGGGGGATGGTGCCCTCCTACCGCCTCTCCTCCTCAcctcaccacctcccctcccctccccaccctctgccccagtCACTGTGTCCCTTcacctcctcacctcccacctcctgtcccctcactgcctcccctcccctccctaccCTCTTCCCCAGTCacagcctcccctgccctgccctcccctccccaccctctgccccagtCACCACCTCCCACCACCTCTGTCACGGCCCCGTGTCCCGGTCACCGGGTCACCACTGCCAAGGCTGCAGAGGTCGGGCCAAGTCTTCCATCAGAGCCCTTCACCCAGGCCGCACACGAAGCCCGAAGCCTGCCCGGCCTCCCTGACAGCTCAGGGGCCGGGACGTCGCTGACAGGGCTCGGGGAGGCCGCAGGGGTCCACCCAGGCTCTACCAGGGTCTCACCTCTTGAAGGTGACCTGTAGGACTTATACGCATAAGAATGTGTCCTGGGGAGACGCCCAAGATGTTACACAGTGGTCGACGCTTCACACAACTAGAAATCAGTGTGACGTTGCTGAGTGCACAGCGGGCCTGTCGACCAGGGAATTCCTCTCCCTtaaggacacactgtgaagtgcTGGGGGGAAGCGCGCCGCCTGGGACTAACCCTCCCCCTCACtggcaggaagagaagggaacagaAAGCAGAGCACACCCCATGCCCCGGTGCCGAGGCTGCCGAGCGGCACGGCCTCCTGCTTCTGCTTTCCCCTTGCATGAGGTCAAGACGTCGCAGCAGGACGCAGCCCGGCCGTCTGCAACAACGCAGGGCTCGCCCGGCCTGCCGGGGCGCCACCTCACAGGGCCTCCCCCCTCCTGCCCACGGGGACCCCTTCCACGTGTCTGCTGGACTCGGCCCACGGGGCCTCACCTCACTCCACCGGACGGGCCGCCCGCCCCCGGCGACAGGCGACCCCGGGCCCGCCCCCCACCCGGTAAAGCGCGGGCAGCCCGGCCACACGGCAAGGGCGGAAGGGCACACGCACCACATCTCCGGGAACAGAGTGTTGAGGCCTTCCCAGCTGTAAACGTTCAGGACGGCCAACCAGAACTTCCCCCAGGAAGGGATGACCACGGCGCCGCCTACGGAGAAGAACGGTCCTACGTCAGCAGCCTTCCCTGGAACACCAGCTGCTCGGGACCGTCCCCGTGCACTGAAGCCGGGGCTGAGGCTCCTCCGGCGCAGGCGGGAAGCAGGCCCCGAGCCCCTCAGGTCTGCTCAGCTGCCCGGCTGCTGTGTGGAACCTCAGCGTCCCCAGCGTCAGCGGGTCGGGCCCGAGAGCCACATTCGCAGCCTCCCCGCAGGAGGAGCACCCAGCACGCGCGGTGCAGGGAGTACCTTTCTCGTGGAGAATGTTCCGGGCTCGCACCAAGTCAGGATCGTCAGGCCCAACACCCAGAATTCTTAGAGACACGTAGTTGAGTGCGGTCCCAAACACCGTGGACTTGTCTTCCACGTGCcttggggagcaggagggggacaAGAGATGGCCGTGTTTCATCACTCGCAAGACGCCGAGCAGGGCTTTTAGCACAGCCTCCTGAGAAAGTCAAAAATGCCTCCAAAGACATCACACGACCGCCCGACGACACCCAGAGCCGCCATCATCCAGTTAGAAGCCCCGCACCTCCCGTAACCGGCCGGCACTAGCACTGCCTGCCTCCTGCGCTCCCTTCCCACGCCTGGCCCAACGTGACCAGTCGCAGGCCAGTGACCCAACTAAGGCTCCTTCGTCAGCACACACGGCACAGGCTCCAGAGGCAACGAGTAGGGGCGGCCGGGCCCCTGTGCCTGTGCAAAGGCACTAGCCAGGTCTCAACACCCGCCACCACCACAGGAACCTGCGGGAGAGGAGGCCCCAAGTTTGAGGTCAAAGCCCCGCCCGAGGGCAGACAGGGGCTGGGCGGTCCCCCAAGAGTTCTGATGGAGAATCCCGGGGGGCAGACTCCGCTCACCAGGAGGAACCCCAGCCCTGAGCGTACAACTCGGGGCTCCAGGGCCCACGAGCAGGTGGGCAGGCGGTCGACCACACTAGGCAAGGCCCAGCTCCCAGAGTGAGCTCCGTGTCAGGGGGGTGCACGGAGAACTGGGGAGGGGTGCTGGCCCCCCGGCTCCACCTGCTGCCACCCTGGAGTGGTCACAGCCAGCTGGCTTTCTGTGTGGTGCGAGTCCCCAGCGCCTCCCAACCAGCCTGAAGGCCCATTTGTGACACCAGCTGTAAGACCAGGGCCCAGAAAGGGAGCAGCCTCCTACTCTGAGGACCCCGGAAGCCAGGTCCACCGGTGCACAGCCCCCGGCCAACCTCCCTTCTCACACGCTCCCCTtgccccaccccagctcctgggGAGCTACCGCCACCCCACCCTTGACAGGTGTATCCCCTACATAAGAACGCAtgtgcacacgcacgcacatgtGTGCAGTAACAAAAGCACTCACAGGCCCCAGCCGCCATCAGGGAGCTGCACGGACCGCAGGTACCGCACTATCTCTTCTCTATATCCAGCCGGCAGAGGGATCTGTGCCACGTAGCACGTGATGAGCAGACCTGTGACAGAGAAGCGGTCCTCAGTGGGAGCAGGCCGCGAGCACCGGTAAGCCCAGGCCCCCTTCCCGCACCCCGCAGGGAGCTGCCCTGAGCTCTCCCTCTCGTGGAGAGGAGCCCGAGGAGGCTATTGCTGCCGGCCTCGCCAGGGACTCCGGGAGTGAGGCCCCGCGGAGCAGCGCCAACACGCGACACCCCCTCCCAGCCACTCTAGGGCCCCGTGACACTCTCCACGCCTGCTGGAAAAGGAACATCAATGGGTCACCCCTggataaaaatattcattgctcacattttttgttttatagggTTTTTTCTAGCATACGTCACCTTGCAAATGAAGATCAATGGTCAGTAAACATGATCCACAGAAAAACCTTCCCAGCCCAGCGCTCCTGAGTACTGTGCTCCCAGGCCGCCGCCAAACCCCACCTGCGCCCCCCCACGCCTGTGGTGCCCTGCaatggaggtggggctggggtgtCTTGGGGTGGTCCCAGCCCAACGCACCGTGGAACACACGCCTGACGCTGGCTCAGAGGCATCAGAAACCCTGTTAGACACCCTCATACGGAGCCACGCCCTGGAAGGCGGCAGCTGGGTTTGGAGATGCGGCAAAGGTTCCCAGAAAAATcatcccaaatcaggctccctctTTCCATTCTAGTTACGGTACCatcaagacacagaaacacacatgGCCAACGCCATGTCACCGGCTTCCCACAGAGACCCGGTCAATGACGCATGTGGACAGCCGATGCCACACGAACCACACTCAAAGGGGAATAGTCTATACAGATCCAAactaaagcaagaaaagaaagacccTTCAAAGCTCAGCCGGCCCCGGAAAAACTGCACGGTACCTCAGAACAGACCAGCGCCAGCCTGAGGACGAGGGGAGTCCTCGACGGGGAAGCAGCCGCAACACAGGAGGGAGGCCCAgcaggcagggcccagggcagcaaACACCGAACAGGGCAGCTGTCCCGGTGACAAGAGCCCCCCGCCTCCTGGTGCTACGCGTGGGCGGGCGGCCTAGCCCGAGTctcctcacccccacaccccatgaGGCAGCCCGGCCCCCTGCCCGGGGCAAGCTGTGTCACCGCCTCCCTGAGAAGATCTCCGGCTCCAGGTGACTCTCCCCTAAGGACAGGCCCGTGGGCCCCTGGACAGGAAGGTACGATGATGTACAGCCCAGGGGACACGAGCACGCGCACTCCCCACGCTCGTCCCACGAGACGAGTCCTTCCACACACATCACACAAGGGGATTCCTCACGTTACACGGCTGAGTGTTTATTTCGTGAAACATTCTCAGAAAGCAACGGTTTCACGTAGCTCAGTACTAGGAGTCCAAAGGCCACCCTCCGAGGCCATCCTCCGGTTCCAGCCGCAGCTCCCCCAGCCACCTCCTCAAGGTCAGCTCACACACCCGAGCTGCCCGAGGACTTAAAGACCCCACCcatcggggcacctggctgcctccgTCAGTTgccagagcatgcaactcttgatcttgaggttgtgggtttgagccccacgctgtgtcgtagagattacctaaaaataaaatctaggggcacctgggtggcttagcggttgggcgtctgcctttggctcaggctctgaccccggggtcctgggatcaagtcccacatcgggctcctcatagggagcctgcttgtccctctgcctgtgtctctctctgtgtctcttgtgaataaacagGTAggatcttcaaaataaataaaaaaacaaaaataataaaccagaaaaataaaatcttaaaaaataaaaagaccccaTCCATCACCTGTCCACGTCTGGCACCTTTATACAGGCCTGGTCCTCCACCCAGAGTGCCCCTGCCACTCTGTACTGGACTCAAGAGccactcctcccctgcccccccagtaCCCCTTGCTTCCCTTTTGAGAACCCTGGGCTAGCCATGCCCTCAGTCCCACCCCAGCGCCGACACCAGGACGGCACAGGCACAGGGCAATGCTCCCGAGTAAGTCTGGGTCTTCATCCACCTTCTCTTTCACCGCACAGCACTGACGCGGGCCTGGAGCGGGCCAGGGCCCCGAGGAAGCCCCAGGATGGCCTCACCCACCTACCTGGCAGGAGGAAGAGTGGGCCGCCATAGTCACCGGCCCAGTGCCCATCCTCAGCCTGCAGCCCCACGTAAAACGTGATCCCGTTGAGAGCCGCGGCACGGGCTGTGTCGGCTTTGGGCAAGTCCTTGAAGTAACTCCCCTGCGAGGGAAGAGAGACGGGAGCCCTCATCActcaccgccccccccaaaaCAACGAATGCAAATTACTTTAAGGTTTCCACTGTTTCAACCAAATGTCAACAAGTTCTCCCGGTTTCCAGTCTCCTACTTCCCAATTTCTTCACAACCTCTCCagggccatcttcaatcagtaaCGCAAGGGCCCCCTGACTCCCCCATCGGgaagctggctggctcagtcagttggcaGAGCagacaactcttgatcttgaggtcaagGTCAGCTCCTCCCCGGAAGTCCACTGGGCTGGAGAGTTCACTTTCCAGAGGGCCTCGCTGGACACCTGTGCTGTCCTGGCCCTGACCCTCCCCTGACCCCGGCCCTGACCTTCCCACCTTGACCCTCCCCTGACCCCAGCCCTGACCTTCCCCTGATGCTAGCTAGCCCTGACCCTcccaccctgaccccagccctgaccctcaCCTGTCCCCGGCCCTGACACTCCACTGTCCCCGGCCCTGaccctcccctgtccccagccctgacCCTCACCTGTCCCCAGCCCTGACCCTCCCCTGACCCAGGCCCTGACCCTCCCCTGACCCAGGTCTtgaccccagccctgaccctccCCTGACCCCGGCACTgaccctcccctggccctgaccCTCAGCTGACCCTGGCCCTGACCCTCCGCTGACCCCGGCCCTGACCCTCCCGGCCCCCCACatccccccgccggccccgcgccgcACTCACGGTGTCCAGGCCCAGGGAGTGCGCCTCCAGCGCCGTCTGCCCGCGGCCGGGGCCCTCCTCCGCCCCCAGGTACGTCCACGTCTGCCGGCCCCGCTCGCAGCGCAGGCGCCAGCGGCTGAGGTCGGTGGCGGGCTCGGTCTTCCAGGGGCCGCCCCGGCGACGCAGGCACCTGGGACCCGGGCGCTCGGTCAGCCCCGCCAGCCGCCGCGGCGCCGTCCTCCACAGGGGAGCTCGCGCCCCGCAGCGCCcgcagccccccgcagccccccgggTCCCGGGCCGCGCGGACTCACGTGCCCTCCGTCATGACGGCGACCGCGCCGCTCCCCGCCgcgcccctgcagcccagccGGGCCGGTCCAGCGGGTGCGCCTCGGCGGACTCTGCGGGGCGCGGTGGGCCGATGCCTCCGTAGCCAATCAGGACGCCGCGGGGGCGGGCCCCGGGCGCGCTCGGCCGCCTCATTGGTGGAGAGCCGGCCGCCCcagggcggcggggcggggcctgtgcgggcggggcggggcctgtgcgggcggggcggggccttgctggtggggcggggcctgccgtgGCGCCTCGGGCCGGGCGGAGGCGGGAGGGGGTCGGCGGGGAGCCGCGCCCGAGAGGCCGGGCGGGAGGTGCGAGGGCTGCCTGGAGGCGGCGGGGCCCGGCAGGGGCCCACGGCTGAGAGGACCCGGGGCCGCGGAGGGCggtgggggcagcctgggcggcCCGGGGGGGCCTGGAGTCTGGGGGTGCCCGGCCGTGCCCTCGACGCCCCCGAGGGAGGGGCCGCCCTGtgccgcccccggcccgccgcggggacctggggacctggggacctgggggccgcggggccgggctCAGGACGGTCACCAGCCGCTCCCTCCGCCCACGGAAGCGCGCCCGACCCGCCGGCGAAGGGGCCCCTCAGCCTCcagccgcgccccgcccgcggcccccgcggccccctccgCCCGCCCACGGCCTCCCCACAGGGCCCAGGCGGCAGGTGCCCCAGAAGGGCCTGAGTCCGTCCGTCCTCCCGAGTCCACCGTCTAGAAGACAGGTGGGAAGTTGTCTCCGAGAATGGGGCGGGAATGGGGGCTCTCAGAGCCCTGGTCCGGCAAAGCTGAGGGAGGAACGAGGTTTCAACTGGAGCAAGTTTGGGTTTTGAGATTTTACGGTGCTGGACTTTTTAGGAGCAAAGTAACAATCTCTTTTTTAGTATCTTGGAAGGGAACAAAGGTGTAGAAATCCCCCTGAGACTTCACAGGTGAGCTCCCTAGAGACCGTCTTGAGAGAAAACAATGCTCCTCTCCACCTGGGCCACCAATGACTGGGCGTATGATGGTGTCACTGATAGAAGTAGAGAAAGCGTTGAGGAGAATTTTACCTTAGACTGGGGCGACGTTAACACAGCGATGCCCGGTGGGCCCGCAGGTGGGTCCGCTGGAGTGTGGCGGCGCTCGGCAGAGAGGACAAGCCTAGAGCGAGGACTTCACGAGTTACCTATTTGCAGGTGATGCTTGAAAACATAAAACTGGACAAGATTAACTAGCCGGTAAGTATTCGAAAGAAAAGATTTTCAGGATGAGCCCTGGGGCACCAACCGTTCCCAGTTCAGAAGAGAAGGCCTGGCCCGAGAAACGGGACATAAACCAGAGGAGGGTGGACTCGGAAGCCACGTGAAGACATGGCGGGCTGTGTAGAGATTTTGGGGGGATTGTAAAAGGACGTCTGAGAATTATGATTAGATGTGGCAAGACAACTTATTGGTGACCGATAAGAGCAATCTTGGGAAATGTGAAGAGAAAAGCCGATTGTcagagtttggggtttttttttaagagggaaattTCCAGTTAAACGTGTCAGACTGAGCATGGCACTGACTTCCGCTTCGAATCCAAACTGTATTTACGCAAAGTATTGAAGGATAAAAACTCACAGTGCAAGAACGGGAGAGGAAGTACCGGTAAACTAGATAGATCAACAATCTAGAAGCCGTGCTGTGAGGAGGGATGATAAGTGACCTAGCGAGCCAGAGAAAGCTGAAACCCCTATGTGGGGGTGAAGCCATCAAGAGAAGAGACCATTGTTGCTAAGGAACCCAAGGACGGGGCAGAAATTGGAAAACCTTTGAACAAGCAGTATGATGGTAGACCCCttcccctaaaaataaataagcaaacaactcTGCCACCAGGCTTTTCTCTTCACGTTGCCTAAGATTGCTCTTATCAGTCACCAGTAAGTTGTCACATCTAACAGCTGAGTCGGAGCAGGTGTGAACTCAGGAACCACGCAGCTGGGGGCCACTGAAGATGGGGGTTGAGGGAGTCTTACTGGAGGAGGCCAGGCCCACTTCTCCCGCTCAGCTGTACAGCTTCAGGCAGTAAGAGGATTTCTCTGGAGCAAATGGCCCCAAAAGACATGCAAACGTTGGCAGCTGAGACCcgggagaaaagggagaagcctCTCAGCTGGCAGGCTGTGTCCTTTGACATAGAGCTTCCAACAAGCTCCTCAGAGCCCCATCAACATGAGCCAGACATTTGAGGAGAGCCTCTGAAGAAAGACGAAAcacaacagaaaaggaaatgttgaGAAATGTAGATGATCCAAGGTGTGGACAAGACCTTTGACAAAAACccttcagccgagggcatgatcctggagtcccgggatcgagtcccacgttgggccccctgcacggagcctgcttcttctccctctgcctgggtctctgcctctcactctctctctctgtctttctctgtgtctctcatgaataaataaataagatctttttttaaaaagtccttacaGGGGTCGAACGTTGCACTTGTGAAACAAGAACACCTGACGCTTTCCATCCCAGCTCTCCTCTTCCTCATTGCTTACCGCCAATTAGCACACCAACTCGCCTACTTATCTTCATTGCCTGTGTCCCTACTAAGATATAAGCCATGTGAGGGCTGAAATTTGCTTGTTGCCATTTCCCCAGCACCAGGAATGatgcctagcacacagtaaaCACTCCAAAAGTatatactgaataaatgaatgaataggattcattaaaaaaaacaacaaagagggatccctgagtggcgcagcagtttagcgcctgccttcgacccagggctcggtcctggagatccgggatcgcctctctatgtgtgtgactatcataaataaataaaaataaaataaaaaaaaacaaagagtctcaggaataaaaaatatggcaacagattttaaaagtcaCTAGAATAGGAAGGTAAGATATaacaatataagaaataaaaaatagggatgcctgtggttcagcagttgagtgcttgcctttggcccagggcatgatcctggggtcccgggatcgagtcccacatcgggctccccgcatggagcctgcttctctgtctccaaaCTGGCAGGCCAGATTGTTTTCTAAGG from Canis aureus isolate CA01 chromosome 30, VMU_Caureus_v.1.0, whole genome shotgun sequence includes the following:
- the LSS gene encoding lanosterol synthase; translated protein: MTEGTCLRRRGGPWKTEPATDLSRWRLRCERGRQTWTYLGAEEGPGRGQTALEAHSLGLDTGSYFKDLPKADTARAAALNGITFYVGLQAEDGHWAGDYGGPLFLLPGLLITCYVAQIPLPAGYREEIVRYLRSVQLPDGGWGLHVEDKSTVFGTALNYVSLRILGVGPDDPDLVRARNILHEKGGAVVIPSWGKFWLAVLNVYSWEGLNTLFPEMWLLPAWAPAHPSTLWCHCRQVYLPMSYCYATRLTAKEDPLVQSLRQELYVEDYAGIDWPAHRSSVAPDELYTPHSWLLRVVYALLNLYERHHSASLRQRAVQRLYEHIAADDRFSKCISIGPISKTINMLVRWYVDGPASSVFQEHVSRIPDYLWLGLDGMKMQGTNGSQVWDTSFAVQALLEAGAHHRPDFLSSLQKAHEFLRISQVPDNYPDHQKYYRQMSKGGFPFSTLECGWIVADCTAEALKSILLLQEKCSFVTKHVAREQLCDAVAVLLNMRNSDGGFSTYETKRGGHLLELLNPSEVFGDIMIDYTYVECTSAVMQALKLFHQCFPDHRAGEIRETLQQGLAFCRRKQRADGSWEGSWGVCFTYGTWFGLEAFACMGQTYHSGAVCAEVSQACAFLLSRQMADGGWGEDFESCEQRRYVQSTASQIHNTCWALMGLMAVRHPCVEALERGVRCLLRKQLPNGDWPQDNTAGVFNKSCAINYTSYRNVFPIWTLGRFSRLYPESALAGHP